The Terriglobales bacterium genome includes the window GATAGCGGAAGACGATGATGTCGCCGCAATGGATGGGCTGGTAGGGCAGGATGTGGCCCCAGATCCCGGCGTGCGCGTAGTCCACCTTGTCCACCAGGACGTAATCGCCGATGAGCAAGGTGTTCTCCATGGACTCGGAGGGGATCTGGAAGGCTTGCGCCAGGAAGGTGATGGCGAACAGCGCGATCACGCCCACGCGCAGCAGCCACTGCGCCGCTCCCGGCAGGTCCATGGGGGAGCGGACGGACGGGCTCATGCGGCACCGCCCCGGGCGCGCCGCGGCGCCCCGCTCCCCTGCAATTGCTCGAGGGCCTGCTGCGCGGCCAGTTGCTCCGCCTTCTTCTTGGTGGGGCCTTGGGCGCGGCCTACGTAGTCCGCCGTGCCCTCGCCGGGTACCCGCACCTCTACGGTAAAGGTCTTCTTGTGCTCGGGGCCTTCCTCCTTCACCACCGAATAGGACGGCTGCGGACGCCCCGCCGCCTGCAGCAGTTCCTGCAGCGCGGACTTGTGATCGGTGATGGGGAAGGCGCCGGTGGCCTGCTGCGCCAGCCGGTCCAGTTCGGGGTCCACGATGCGACGCAGGATGAAGGCGCGGGCCGGCTCCAGCCCCGCGTCCAGATAGATGGCCGCCACTACCGCCTCCAGAGCATTCACCAGCAGCGCCGCCTTGGAGCGACCGCCGCTCTTCTCCTCTCCCCGTCCCAGGCGCAGGAAGCGGCCCAGGTCGAGGCCGTCGGCCACCTCCACCAGGTGGCGGGCGCTGACCAGGTGGGCGCGCGTCTTGGAGAGCTGGCCCTCGTGGAAGTGGGGAAAGCGCTCGAACAGGGCCTGCCCGGTCACGAAGCCGAGCACGGCGTCGCCCAGAAACTCGAGCTGCTCGTTGTCGCGCAGCGGAGCGCCGCCCTCCCCGCGCGCCTCCTGCTCGTGGGCGTGCGAGCTGTGGGTGAGCGCCTGCTCCAGCAACTCGCGCTGCCGGAAGTGGTGGCCCAGCAGTCCTTCCAGCGCCGTGATCTGCTCTGCGTTCATCCTAGGACTTGGGCGGCGGGCCTGCGGGTGGAGCCGTCGCGCCGGGATTGGCGGGCGGCGGCGGCGCGGCCGGCGTCCCCGTCAGCTTGTTCAGCCGGTCCTGCTCGCGCTTGGCCAGCTCCAGCATGGGATCGTCGGCGGCAAACAGCGGGATAGCGTGGTTCACCGCCTGCAGTGCCTCCGCGAACTTGTGCTGGTGGTCGAGGGCGAGCGCCAGCCGGTACCAGGTGGGCGCGTAGGGTTGCGACTGATTGAGCTGGACGGCCAGCCGCAACTCCTGTTCTGCCACCGCGTCATTGTTCCTCCGCAGCTCGATGAAGCCCAGCGCGGCGTGCGCCATGGAGAGCACCAGGTTGCGCGCTGACTCCACCTGCTCCTTGCTCCAGGTGGCGGGCGCGCCCAGCCCGGTGTCGATGCTCTCGATGGCGTGGCGGGCATCCTGTTCCGCCTCGGCGAAGCGCTGGTCGCGGTCGGCGTCGCTGTCGTGCGTGGTCTCGGCCAGCACGTTGGCGGTGGTGACCAGCGCCACCGAATTGTCGGGAAGGAACTGCAGCACCTTGCGCCCCATCTCGATGGTCTTGGGGGCGTTGTTGGCCTGCTGGTAGCTGTTCATCAGGCTCAGGTAGAGGACGCCGCGCAATTCGCTGGCGGGAAACTTGGCCTCGAAGTCGCGGGCGGCGGCCTCCGCCTTGTCGCGGTCCTTCTCGCCGGAGGCCTTCAGATAGGCGTCGTATTCCGCCTGGGTCTTGGCTTCCGGCTGATGCGCGGGCTTGGCTGGGGGAGGCGTGGCCGCCGGAGTCTGCTGCGGAGCCGGTGGCGTCGACGCCGGCGCTGCCGGCTGTTGCTGGCCAGGCTGCTGCGCGGGCGCCGCCGGCGCCGGGTTCTGCGCCGCCGCCATGCCGCTGGCCGCCAGCACCAGCGCTGCCATCCATCCCATTGCCTTCATGGTTCTTTGCACCTCTGGCCGCCCTAGCGGCCGCCACTACCGCCGCGGCTGGCCGGGAGGCGCGTAGGGCTGCTGCAGCCCGCGCTCCGCCGCCGCCTTGGTGTCGGCGGCGGCATCGCCGGCCGCCAGCGCCGCCCGGTACTGCTCCAGCGCCTGCTCCCGCTCCTGCTGCAGGTCATAGATCCTTCCCAGATAGATGTGCGACCAGGCCAGGGTGCGGGGCTCGTGCGCCACTTCCAGGGTGCGCTGGAAGTAGCTGACCGCGCCCTGCATGTCGCGGCTGAGGGCCGCCGCCCGTGCCAGGATGAACAAGGCGCGCCCGGGGTCCTCCTGCCGCTCCAGGGCCTGCTGGGCCAGCTTAGCCGCTCCGGCCGCGTCCCCGGAAGCCAGCAGCGCCTCCGCCTGGTCGAGCGCGGAGGCCTGCCTGGGGTTGGATGCGCGCATCACCTCCGGGGCCGCTTCCGCGGCGAACTGGATGCCCTCGGCGTGCTTGCGCACCTGGTCCACGTCGATGTCGTACAGCATGTCGGGATAGGCGTCCTGCAACCCCACCGAGTCCTTGTCGGTCTCGAACTTGGTCAGCCGCTGGTAGAAGTAGAGGGTGAGGATGAAGCCTTCCTTCTCCGCGCGCTCCACCGCGGCGCGGCGTGCCGGCTCCGCCGCCGGATTCCGGGCATCGATCTGGCGCGCCTCGATGGCCCGGATCAGCGACTCGTTGACCAGCAGCACGATGTCGCGCTTGAAGCTCTCGTCCAGGGGCGCCGCCTTCACGCTCAGCTCCAGCGTCTCCAGCCGGCGCATGGTGGTGCCGCGCCGCATGGCCAGGGGATCGAGCGCGAAGTGCAGGTAGGTGTGCCGGATCTGCTCCATGGGGATGGCCCCGCCCGCCGGCGACACCACCAGGAAGTAGTCGGCGCCGTAGTTGCGCGCGTTGATCTGCCCGGGCGCGGCCAGCGGCTCCAAGTAGATGGCCATGTGCCGCCCCGAGTAGCCGGCGATGGGCAGGCGCAGGTAGCTGTCGGTGCGCAGGATCATCTCCGCGATGGAGGGAGAGAATTGCTCGGTCAGGGCCTCGAAGTCGGCGCGATGCTTCTCGTAGAGGGCGTGCAGCCCCGCCGCCTGGTAGAAGCGCTCGAGCACGGGGACGAAGCCCAGCACGTACCCGGCGTCGGGAGGCAGGTCGGCCTCCCGCATGCTGGGAGCCATCTTGGGGGGCTCGCCCAGGTTCAGGCCCAGAGAGACATACTGGGCCAGGTCGCGGCTGGGATCGTTGGCGCGATGGTCGGCGTAAAAATCGCACATCGCCTTGCGGGCCTCCTGGGCCTCAGGGGAGGCCTGGGCGGC containing:
- the rnc gene encoding ribonuclease III; this translates as MNAEQITALEGLLGHHFRQRELLEQALTHSSHAHEQEARGEGGAPLRDNEQLEFLGDAVLGFVTGQALFERFPHFHEGQLSKTRAHLVSARHLVEVADGLDLGRFLRLGRGEEKSGGRSKAALLVNALEAVVAAIYLDAGLEPARAFILRRIVDPELDRLAQQATGAFPITDHKSALQELLQAAGRPQPSYSVVKEEGPEHKKTFTVEVRVPGEGTADYVGRAQGPTKKKAEQLAAQQALEQLQGSGAPRRARGGAA